The genomic stretch CATCGAACGATCCACCGCCGTCATTCCCGCCTTCGCTGGGATGACGCCGGTGGGTGGGCGCCGATGCCATGGAAGACAGAGTCATCTCACGTCAGGCCAATCCTCACTTCATCGTGCCTGCCTCTTGCGGCGCAGTCGCAAAATCGCCCATGTTTCTTGGGCTAGTCAGCCGCCTAAAACCCTCCTCGGAGATATCGAGCCTCGTGACCCACAAAGCCCGTCTCGCGTCCGGCGTCCTTCTCGCCGCGGCACTTACCATCGGCGGCGCCGCGGCGCTCGAATCGAGCGCGGCGTTCCCGCTGATGGACCAGAGCGTCACCGGCAGCTATCTGGCCGGCCGGCAGGCGCTCTCGGACCTGAGGACCGACGAGGCGGCACGCTATTTCCGCATCGCCGCCGAGGGTGACTGGGACAATCCGATCATCGTCGAGCGCAGCTTTATCGCCTATGCCGCCAATGGCCAGGTGACCGACGCCGCACGCGTCGCCAAGCACCTGCTGGAGCTCAGCGCGCCGAATGATCTGGCGAGCCTGGTCATCGGCACCGAAGCGGTCAAGCAGCGCCGCTACGCCGCCGCGGCCAAGGAACTCGAAAATGTCGGCGGCGATACTTTTGCCGGGATCACCGGCGGCCTGCTGCGCGCCTGGGCGCTGGTCGGCGAGGGCAAGCCGGCCGAGGCAGACAAGGTGCTCGACGAAGTGGGGCAGGGCGGGCTCGAGGATTTCCTGGTCTTCCACCGGGCGCTGATGGCCGATGTCGAAGGCGACAGCAAGAAGGCTCTGGAATACGCCGCCAAGGCCTACGAGGCTGATCCTTATGTGGCCCGCATCGTCGAGGCCTATTCACGCATGCTGGGCAATGCCGGCCGCTTCGACGAGGCCGAGAAGGTCATTGCCAAATTCGAGGCGCAGGGGCTCGACCATCCGCTGGTGAGCGTCGTCAAGGCCAAGATCGACAACAAGCAGCGCCCTGGCGTGTTCGCGGGCGATATCCAGGCCGGCGCCGCCGAGATGTTCCATTCGGTGGGCGTGGCGCTGGCCCGCGAGGGCAGCCCCGACGTGTCGGCGGTGTTCCTGCAACTGGGCATGTATCTGGATCCAAGGGCCGACGTGATCGACCTCGTCTATGGCCAACTGCTCGATGGCGCCGGACAGCACGAGGCTGCCAATGCCATCTACGATCAGCTGCCGGCGGATTCGCCGATGAAGCCGATGGCGGTGGTGCGGGTCGCCGAAAACCTCAGCGCCACCGGGAACCGTGACGAGGCTTTGCGCCGGCTCGGCAATATCGTCGCCTCCAACCCGCATGACCTTGAAGCGTTGTCGGTGCTGGGTGACATGCAGCGCGCGGCGCAGAAATATGCCGAGGCCGCCGACACCTACACCAAGGCGTTGGGCGTGGCGGGCGGCGATGCTCCGGGCGACTGGCGCTTCTATTATGTTCGCGGCATCGCCTACGAACGCAACAAGCAGTGGGACAAGGCTGAGGTCGATTTCAAGCGCGCCCTCGAACTGAACCCCGACCAGCCGCAGGTGCTCAATTATCTCGGCTATAGCTGGGTCGATCAGGGCGTGAACCTGATGCCGGCACTCGACATGATCCAGAAGGCGGTCGCTGCTTCGCCCAATGACGGGTACATCATCGACAGCCTCGGCTGGGCCTATTTCCGGCTGGGCCGCTTCGACGAAGCCGTGCAGCAGCTCGAAACGGCCGTGCAGCTCCGTTCGACCGATCCCGAGATCAACGACCACCTCGGTGACGCCTATTGGCGCGCCGGCCGCAAGCTCGAGGCGAGGTTCCAGTGGAACATCGCTGCCGCGGTCGACCAGGAAGGCGCCGTCAAGGAGCGGGTGGCGAAGAAACTTGCCGGGGGGCTCGATGCTGTGTCGCCGGCCCCCGATGCGGGCCCGGTGGCGGAAGGTCAGGCGGCGCCCGCGCAGTAGCATGCTGCAGGGCGCGCTTTCCGAGGCGGCTCCCGCCAAGGTCAATCTCGCATTGCATGTCACCGGC from Devosia sp. A16 encodes the following:
- a CDS encoding tetratricopeptide repeat protein; translated protein: MTHKARLASGVLLAAALTIGGAAALESSAAFPLMDQSVTGSYLAGRQALSDLRTDEAARYFRIAAEGDWDNPIIVERSFIAYAANGQVTDAARVAKHLLELSAPNDLASLVIGTEAVKQRRYAAAAKELENVGGDTFAGITGGLLRAWALVGEGKPAEADKVLDEVGQGGLEDFLVFHRALMADVEGDSKKALEYAAKAYEADPYVARIVEAYSRMLGNAGRFDEAEKVIAKFEAQGLDHPLVSVVKAKIDNKQRPGVFAGDIQAGAAEMFHSVGVALAREGSPDVSAVFLQLGMYLDPRADVIDLVYGQLLDGAGQHEAANAIYDQLPADSPMKPMAVVRVAENLSATGNRDEALRRLGNIVASNPHDLEALSVLGDMQRAAQKYAEAADTYTKALGVAGGDAPGDWRFYYVRGIAYERNKQWDKAEVDFKRALELNPDQPQVLNYLGYSWVDQGVNLMPALDMIQKAVAASPNDGYIIDSLGWAYFRLGRFDEAVQQLETAVQLRSTDPEINDHLGDAYWRAGRKLEARFQWNIAAAVDQEGAVKERVAKKLAGGLDAVSPAPDAGPVAEGQAAPAQ